Proteins encoded together in one Candidatus Bathyarchaeota archaeon window:
- a CDS encoding AbrB/MazE/SpoVT family DNA-binding domain-containing protein yields the protein MGKASVLSSKNQITLPKEVRSELGAKSGDLIVFVKAGNGSWSLVRLPKSPLEALKSLGRGLKGKPSEVHEEFESSWEER from the coding sequence ATGGGGAAAGCATCTGTCCTCTCATCCAAAAACCAAATCACCCTTCCAAAGGAAGTAAGGAGCGAATTAGGGGCTAAGAGCGGCGATTTAATAGTCTTTGTTAAGGCCGGAAATGGTTCTTGGAGCCTAGTACGGCTTCCTAAAAGTCCGTTGGAGGCTTTAAAGTCTTTGGGAAGAGGGCTTAAAGGGAAACCTTCAGAAGTCCATGAGGAGTTTGAGAGCAGTTGGGAGGAGAGATAG
- a CDS encoding type II toxin-antitoxin system VapC family toxin, which yields MGGEIGLDANVFLCVLLPEATKTAPDNVKSSEAILQALEKADIQATTSAIVLSEIGWALLRDKKTAKEVEGARYVLEEMLKRTLKIIPVQNEIAWKAAWLRSKYYSKENQLSYQDAIYLATCTTRKISVLYTTDQHLLQTKEIAVLQPRDFKSKTSHSR from the coding sequence TTGGGAGGAGAGATAGGCTTAGACGCAAACGTTTTCCTGTGCGTCCTTCTACCCGAAGCCACTAAGACCGCGCCGGACAATGTAAAGAGCTCTGAGGCTATTCTTCAAGCCCTTGAGAAAGCTGATATCCAAGCTACCACGAGCGCGATCGTTCTATCAGAGATTGGTTGGGCATTACTGCGTGACAAGAAAACTGCCAAAGAGGTTGAAGGCGCTAGATACGTTCTTGAGGAAATGTTAAAGCGAACCCTTAAGATCATACCGGTCCAGAACGAGATCGCTTGGAAGGCAGCTTGGCTTAGATCCAAATACTACTCCAAGGAAAATCAACTATCCTATCAAGACGCCATATACCTGGCGACCTGCACCACACGGAAGATCAGTGTCCTATACACAACAGACCAGCACCTACTGCAAACGAAAGAAATCGCTGTGCTACAACCAAGAGACTTCAAATCGAAAACTTCACACTCACGCTAG
- a CDS encoding glycosyltransferase family 39 protein, which yields MKEIKRCLQFFAGIAERIYLTLAFQIFSASGRLPSAIRKAFLYFLLFSVPFILRLSYAFYFCPIVLVPDEFLYPHCGKLYINGMLTGDFSVFAVNSEHPPLSKLLTGVFVLTFTRVGLTEIQSLRLQDSLFGALTCILVYFFGLKLNHKVGWLSWLFLTFDWASIKDVIASLDVTCLFFLTLSIFYLFDFFNEREYSQLLLSGIFFGLAFLSKYVALPIFLGAYLLWLAYRKIPIRDGIRNLLFLLVVGSVVLIAGNPLLWSAKGWTVAYNRQVEMGHGATFLGFMLDSFAQRKLVMVAIWNFSLSLFALMLFPLGRILDSFLIWVMFALFVFTAYKRRSFQGEEMLFFLWFASGFVFYWFLAKQLFYYVIVFYPPLALYCSLAIVNIWREKR from the coding sequence TTGAAGGAAATAAAACGATGTTTGCAATTTTTTGCAGGCATCGCTGAAAGAATTTATTTAACACTTGCCTTCCAAATTTTCAGTGCTTCGGGTAGACTTCCCAGCGCAATACGGAAAGCTTTTCTGTATTTCTTGCTTTTTTCCGTGCCTTTTATCCTTAGGTTAAGTTACGCATTTTATTTTTGTCCGATTGTTCTAGTACCTGATGAGTTTCTTTATCCTCATTGCGGCAAACTGTATATCAATGGAATGCTAACTGGGGATTTTTCGGTTTTTGCGGTTAACAGTGAGCATCCACCTTTGTCAAAGCTTTTGACAGGTGTGTTTGTCTTGACATTTACTAGGGTTGGTTTGACGGAGATTCAATCTCTCCGCCTTCAAGACAGTTTATTTGGGGCTTTGACTTGCATCTTAGTTTATTTTTTCGGGTTGAAGCTTAATCATAAAGTCGGTTGGTTATCATGGCTGTTCCTCACATTTGATTGGGCTTCAATAAAGGATGTAATCGCTTCCCTTGATGTAACCTGTCTATTTTTCCTAACGCTCTCAATATTTTATCTTTTTGACTTTTTTAATGAGAGAGAATATAGCCAATTACTCCTGTCGGGAATATTCTTTGGCTTGGCTTTTCTTAGTAAATATGTGGCGCTTCCGATTTTTCTTGGGGCTTACCTTCTTTGGTTGGCTTACCGCAAGATTCCTATTCGAGATGGCATTCGTAATTTACTGTTTCTTTTGGTTGTGGGTTCAGTGGTTTTGATTGCTGGGAATCCGTTGTTGTGGTCTGCGAAGGGATGGACGGTAGCTTATAATCGGCAGGTTGAGATGGGGCATGGTGCAACTTTTTTGGGATTTATGCTGGATTCTTTTGCGCAAAGGAAGTTAGTAATGGTTGCGATCTGGAATTTTTCCTTATCTCTTTTTGCGTTGATGCTTTTCCCTCTAGGCCGAATTCTTGACTCTTTTCTGATTTGGGTTATGTTTGCGTTGTTTGTTTTCACGGCGTATAAACGGCGTTCTTTTCAAGGAGAGGAGATGCTGTTTTTCCTGTGGTTTGCTAGTGGATTCGTGTTTTATTGGTTTTTGGCTAAGCAGTTGTTTTATTATGTAATTGTGTTTTATCCGCCCCTTGCGCTTTATTGTTCACTTGCTATCGTAAATATTTGGAGGGAGAAGCGATGA
- a CDS encoding type IV pilin: MKFLPSKKAVSPIIAVLLLIAIAVAAAVITYIWVMGFIGMATTARVTAQGQIQIEEASFSDASHATLYVRNVGSTTVTLDAVYVIDNSAGTTAVGKWTASSTTLSAGESLTGGLCITDINPTFKRGHSYTFKVVCADGTTAVYTSRW, from the coding sequence TTGAAATTCCTTCCATCAAAGAAAGCTGTTTCACCGATAATTGCCGTTTTGCTCCTTATTGCGATCGCCGTGGCAGCGGCAGTGATCACTTACATATGGGTTATGGGTTTCATTGGAATGGCAACTACGGCAAGGGTTACGGCGCAAGGACAGATTCAAATTGAGGAAGCTTCTTTTAGCGATGCTAGTCATGCAACTCTTTATGTGAGAAATGTCGGGTCAACAACAGTGACCCTTGACGCGGTCTATGTAATTGATAATTCAGCTGGAACGACCGCAGTTGGTAAGTGGACTGCTTCATCTACTACATTGAGTGCAGGAGAGAGCCTAACAGGTGGTTTATGCATAACCGATATAAATCCTACATTTAAGCGAGGGCACTCGTATACCTTTAAGGTTGTTTGCGCAGATGGGACAACAGCCGTATACACGTCACGCTGGTGA